A genome region from Candidatus Kuenenbacteria bacterium includes the following:
- the uvrB gene encoding excinuclease ABC subunit UvrB: MKFKLQSKFEPSGDQPQAIKKLVAGLERGLKKQTLLGVTGSGKTFTVANVIEKVQLPTLVISHNKTLAAQLCQEFREFFPNNAVEYFVSYYDYYQPEAYLPHTDTYIEKEAQINEEIDRLRHACTQALLTRQDVIIVASVSAIYGLGSPEEYESIVLHLEQSQNLDREKLVKQLITMQFERTNSDLRRGQFRLRGQTLEVMPVNEEIIYRFVINNKIEIIEAIDSISRKIKNELKDVWIFPAKHYVANPEARESAFKSINAELKERLQYFIKKNKILEYERLKRRTRYDLEMIKNIGYCNGIENYSRHFENRQEGEPPFTLLDYFQNCSKKFLTVIDESHVTLPQIRGMYNGDKSRKDVLIEHGFRLPSARDNRPLKAYEFAQKINQIIYMSATPAEDEIRESEQIVEQIVRPTGLVDPEVIIRPIVSSTKNKSQIEDLLIRIDDRIKKHERALVTTLTKRMAEDLTEYLERKKIKVKYLHSDVETLERIQTITELRQGKIDVIVGVNLLREGLDIPEVSLVAILDADKEGFLRNETSLIQTIGRAARNINGQVILYADNITNSIKEALKETDRRRKIQLKYNKKYSITPKTIEKNIKNILEEFGITAKGNSHTAKKIKSHSKTEAILSLDLKGDKRPIAEIIKDKEQQMKMAAKSLEFELAAILRDEIRELKKQ, encoded by the coding sequence ATGAAATTTAAACTTCAATCAAAATTTGAACCTTCGGGCGACCAGCCGCAAGCGATTAAAAAATTAGTCGCCGGTCTTGAGCGTGGCCTCAAAAAACAAACACTTTTGGGCGTCACTGGCTCGGGCAAGACTTTTACCGTAGCCAATGTGATTGAAAAAGTCCAATTGCCCACTTTGGTTATCTCTCACAATAAAACTCTGGCTGCCCAGCTTTGCCAAGAATTTCGCGAATTCTTTCCAAATAACGCTGTTGAATATTTTGTCAGTTATTATGATTATTATCAGCCTGAAGCTTATTTGCCCCACACCGATACCTATATTGAAAAAGAAGCTCAGATCAATGAAGAAATAGACCGCCTGCGCCATGCCTGCACTCAAGCCCTTTTAACCCGCCAAGATGTTATTATCGTGGCTTCCGTCTCGGCCATTTATGGTCTGGGTTCGCCCGAAGAATACGAAAGCATTGTTTTACACCTCGAACAAAGTCAAAACCTAGACCGTGAAAAATTGGTAAAACAATTAATCACTATGCAATTTGAACGCACCAACTCTGACTTGCGCCGCGGCCAATTTCGCCTGCGTGGCCAGACCCTAGAAGTCATGCCAGTCAATGAAGAAATTATTTATCGTTTTGTTATTAATAATAAAATTGAAATAATCGAAGCCATAGATTCTATTAGTAGAAAAATAAAAAATGAATTAAAAGATGTCTGGATTTTTCCAGCCAAACATTATGTGGCCAACCCAGAAGCGCGCGAAAGCGCCTTTAAGTCGATCAACGCCGAACTCAAAGAACGTCTCCAATATTTTATTAAAAAAAATAAAATTTTGGAATACGAGAGACTAAAACGCCGCACTCGTTATGACCTGGAAATGATAAAAAACATCGGCTATTGCAATGGTATTGAAAATTATTCCCGCCATTTTGAAAATCGCCAAGAAGGCGAACCGCCTTTTACTTTACTGGATTACTTCCAAAATTGCTCCAAAAAATTCCTGACTGTTATCGATGAGTCGCACGTCACCCTGCCACAAATCCGCGGTATGTATAATGGCGACAAATCCCGCAAAGATGTCCTAATAGAACATGGTTTTAGATTGCCATCAGCTCGTGACAATCGTCCACTCAAAGCCTATGAATTTGCCCAAAAAATCAATCAAATAATTTATATGTCTGCCACTCCAGCTGAAGATGAAATCCGCGAAAGCGAGCAAATTGTCGAACAAATTGTTCGCCCCACTGGTCTCGTAGATCCAGAAGTTATTATTCGGCCGATTGTCTCTTCAACTAAAAATAAATCTCAAATCGAAGACCTCCTCATCCGCATTGATGACCGCATCAAAAAACACGAGCGTGCCCTAGTCACCACCCTGACCAAGCGCATGGCCGAGGATCTGACTGAATATCTGGAAAGAAAAAAAATAAAAGTAAAATATTTACATAGTGATGTAGAAACTCTGGAAAGAATCCAAACCATCACCGAACTGCGCCAAGGAAAGATAGATGTGATCGTCGGGGTCAATCTACTGCGCGAAGGTTTAGATATCCCCGAAGTTTCTCTCGTGGCCATCCTTGATGCTGACAAAGAAGGATTTCTGCGCAACGAAACCTCCTTAATTCAAACAATTGGTCGGGCAGCTAGAAACATTAATGGCCAGGTTATTCTTTACGCTGACAACATCACCAACTCTATCAAAGAAGCCCTTAAAGAAACTGATCGCCGCAGAAAAATCCAGTTAAAATATAATAAAAAATATAGCATTACTCCAAAAACCATTGAAAAAAATATTAAAAATATTTTAGAAGAATTTGGAATTACTGCCAAAGGCAACTCTCACACTGCTAAAAAAATAAAATCTCATTCCAAAACCGAGGCCATTCTTTCCTTAGATCTCAAGGGCGACAAACGCCCCATCGCTGAAATTATTAAAGACAAAGAGCAACAGATGAAGATGGCTGCCAAAAGTTTGGAATTCGAGCTGGCGGCCATCTTACGCGATGAAATTAGGGAATTAAAAAAACAATAA